Within Myceligenerans xiligouense, the genomic segment GGTCCGGGTCGTCGCCCGGGGTGGTCCGCAGGATCAGGCGGTCCGCCACGTAGCGCGTGGGGGCCAGCGAGACCTCCCGGCGGGATCGTGCCGACTCCGGATCCAGGTCCCGCACGGGACGCCATCCACCGGTGTGGTCGCGTACCTGCGGGGTCTCGGGCAAAGAACTCACGGGGGTCACCTCTCGTTCGTCGGATGCTTGCGCCTCACCGAAGCGGTCTCCCCCCGGGACCACTCTGCGCCCGGCCGCCCCTCAGGCCACGAATCTGTCTGCCGGCGCGTCACTACAGTTCGATCACGGGTGTGCTCACCGCACCGCCGTCGGCCTCGGGACGGCGGACGATCAGGCTCGCCGCACCGGGTTGCACCGCCGGGAACGAGAACCGCCCGTCCTCGTCGGCCTCCGTGACCTCCGGAGCCGTGCCGGGCCGATGCAGCTCGACCGTGTACGACGGCGTCGACACGGCGATCCACCCGTCCACGCGAATCCGGCCGGCGCGCTCGGCCGAGAGCTGGATCATCAGCGTGAGGTCGCCGTGCGTGAAGGAGATGGTCCGCGCCTCGGTCGGCGCCCCCTCGGCCGGGGCGGTCGCGGAGCGCACACCAGCCGCCGTGTCCGACAGCTGCACGACCTCCATCACCTCGGCCTCGAGGCCCGCGAGCGTGGCGGCGAACAACGATCGCTCGACGAGGTCGTCGGGCATCGGATCGAGCAGGCTCGCGACCTCGGCAAGATGCGCGAGGACTGCCCGGTCGGCATCGTCCATCGGCTCCGCGGGCGAGAGGGTGAGCTCGTCGTCCCGGATCTCCGGGAGATCCTGTCCGTTCAGGCCCACGTGCCGCCTCCCATCCGGTCCAGTTCCGTGCGCAGTTTGGCGAGGCACCGGCCACGCGTCGCCCCGATGCTCCCGACCGGCATACCGACGGCGGCGGAGATCATCCGGTAGTCCGGGCGGTCCGCGAGCGAGACCAGGTGCAGCAGCTCACGGCAGCGTTCGGACAACTCACCGAACGCCTTCCACAGGATCTGGTCGCGCTCCTTGGTCAGGACCTCGGCGTCGGGCTGCGGCGTCGGGTCGGGGAGCGCCGAGTGACGGGTGTCGTCGTCGGGCAGGTCCGTCCGCCGCGCGGCGTCGGCGCGTTCGTTGCTGACCTCTTCCCACGCCGCCCGCCGTGCGGTGGTGAGCAGCCACTTCAGCACCGCGCGCGGCTCCTCGATGCGGTCCGCGTACCTGACGAGCTGCACCCAGGTGTTCTGGACGATGTCGGCAGCCGTGTCCCGGTCCACCCCCTGAGCACGCACCGTCGCCCACAGCAGCGGGTTCGCCTCCCGGACGACGGCGTCGAGGCGGTCCGTGCTGCCCTCCCGATAGGCGAGCAGCGCATGCGCGGCGCGCTCCCCGAGCGTGCACTCGGGAGCGTCGTGGGACTCTCGTGCGGACGGAGCGTCGCAGCGTCTTGTCATCGCCTCGATGCGGGGTCTCGACGTCCGCGGGCGCAGACGTGTCGGTTCTGGACCCTGCAAATATACGGGGGCACTCGGACACGCACGACGTGCCCGAGCCCTCCTCACCGGAACGCGCACCCGGCACCCACCCCTCTGGGACGAAGCGATGATGTGAAGGCCACGCCCGGTGGACAGCGCCCACCCGGCGTCACCTCCTGCTCTCACCAGTACAGAGGGCGTGCCGCGCACTTTGATACATGCGCTGACGACGTCGGCCCGCGCCCCGGTGCGGGGGCGCGGGCCGACGTCGTCAGCGAGTGTTTCGGCTCAGGCGGCCGGGGTCTCCACCAGGAGGTTCGTCGTGCGCGACTGGTCGAGCGGGATGCCCGGGCCCATCGTCGTCGTCATCGTGGCCTTCGAGATGTAGCGGCCCTTCGAGGAGGACGGCTTGAGACGCAGCACCTCGTCGAGCGCCGCACCGTAGTTCTCCACCAGCTGCTCGTCCGGGAAGGACACCTTGCCGATGATGAAGTGCAGGTTGGCGTGCTTGTCGACGCGGAACTCGATCTTGCCGCCCTTGATCTCGGTGACGGCCTTGGTCACGTCCATCGTCACGGTGCCGGTCTTCGGGTTCGGCATCAGGCCGCGGGGACCCAGCACCTTACCGAGGCGGCCGACCTTGCCCATGAGGTCCGGCGTGGCCACGGCGGCGTCGAAGTCGGTGTAACCGCCGGCGACCTTCTCGATCAGCTCGTCGCCGCCGACCTCGTCCGCACCTGCCGCACGGGCCTCCTCGGCCTTCGCGGCGTTGGCGAACACGATGACCTTGGCGGTCTTACCCGTGCCGTGGGGGAGGTTCACCGTGCCGCGAACCATCTGGTCCGCCTGACGCGGGTCGACGCCGAGACGGAACACGACCTCGACGGTCGAGTCGTACTTGGTGGTCGCGGTCTCCTTGGCGAGACGGACCGCCTCGAGCGGCGCGTACAGGTTGTCGCGGTCGATCTTCGCGAACGCGGAGCGGTAGTTCTTACCCTGCTTGGCCATTTCTGTGCCCTTCCTTCGTGGTCGTAGCGGGCCGGGCGGCCCTGCCACAGTGGTGCCCGACGGCGGTCGCCGGGCACCCGGTTCGGATCAGCCGCCTGCCGGCGTCGCGGAACACGCGAGCGCCGGCGGCGGCAGCGTCGTCACTGGCTGACGGTGATCCCCATCGAGCGGGCGGTGCCCGCGATGATCTTGGCGGCAGCCTCGACGTCGTTCGCGTTGAGGTCCGGCATCTTGGTCTGCGCGATCTCCTTGACCTGGTCCATCGTCAGGTTCGCGACCTTGGTCGTGTGCGGGGTGCCCGAGCCCTTCTGGACACCCGCTGCCTTCTTGATGAGCTCCGCGGCCGGCGGCGTCTTCGTGATGAAGGTGAAGGAGCGGTCCTCGTAGACCGTGATCTCCACCGGGATCACGTTGCCGCGCTGCGACTCGGTCGCCGCGTTGTAGGCCTTGCAGAACTCCATGATGTTCACGCCGTGCTGACCCAGCGCGGGGCCGATCGGCGGAGCGGGGTTCGCCGCGCCGGCCTGGATCTGGAGCTTGATAAGGCCGGCGACCTTCTTCTTGGGGGGCATTCTCTGCGCTTTCTGTCAGTGGGCCGACGCCGTGGGCGATGACCCGGTTGCAATGAGGTACGGGGTGGATCAGATCTTGGCGACCTGGTCGAACCCCAGCTCGACCGGGGTCTCCCGGCCGAAGATCGAAACGAGCACGTGGAGCTTCTGCGACTCCACGTTGATCTCGGAGATGGTGGCGGGCAACGTGTCGAACGGCCCGTCCGTGACGGTGACCGACTCGCCGACCTCGAAGTCCACGTGCACGGCCGACTTGGACGAACCGCCCGAGGCGGCCTCGGCGGCGGGCTTCCCGGCGGCGGGCTGGGCCTCGACCGTCGGGGCGAGCATCGAGTAGATCTCGTCGAACGTGAGGGGCACGGGCTGGTGGGTGTGGCCCACGAAGCCCGTCACGCCCGGCGTGTGGCGCACCGCGCCCCACGACTCGTCGGTGAGGTCCATGCGCACGAGCACGTACCCGGGGATACGGACCCGGCGCACGATCTTCTTCTGCGCGTTCTTGATCTCGGCCACCTCTTCCATGGGGACCTCGATCTGGAAGATGTAGTCCTCCATGTTCAGGCTCTGGATGCGGTTCTCCAGGTTGGCCTTCACACGGTTCTCGTAGCCCGCGTAGGAGTGGATGACGTACCAGTCGCCCGGCTGCGAACGCAGCATGCTCTTGAACTCGGCGACCTCGTCGACGGCCTCCTCGGCGTCCTCTGCCGCGCCCTCGGAGGCGGTCGCGTCGTCGTCGGCAGCGTCCGCAGGCGCGTCGGCGTTCTCGGCGTCCACGGTCACGTCATCGGCCGCCTCGGCACTCCCGGCATCGGGCAGCTCGACGTTCTCCGTCTGGTCCAGAGAATCCTGGGACACGTACGAACCTGCTTTCTTCTCCTGGCCGGGAGGTACCCGGCACAACCTTGCGAACCCGGTGGCTCGGATGGGGCCTTCGGAACACGACACCACACCCGGCTCCCATTGTCGCGCAGTGTGCGCGGTGCGGAGCGACCGATCGGGCCCGGCGACCTGTGCCGTGCGACACGGCACCGAGACTGACCGGTGAAGCGCGGAGGTTCAGCGAACTCGCGTCACTGCCCGAAGACCAGGAAGGTGAGCTTGCCGATCCCGAAGTCGAGTGCCGTCACGAACAGCATGACCACGACCAGGAACACCAGGACGACCCAGGTGTAGTTGAGCAGTTCCGAGCGCGTGGGCGTGACGACCTTCTTGAGCTCGCCGATCACCTGGCGCACGAAGAGTGCGATCCGCGCGAAGATGTTGCGGCGGCCCTCACCAGGACGCTCCGCAGTGCTCTTCATCACCTCGGTGTCGCTCACTGCTAACCCCACTCCTGTGGCATCTGCCCCGCCCCGGGGGCGGGACGGTCCGGCCCGGCGCCACTCACGTGGCCCCGCTCTGCGTGA encodes:
- the rplK gene encoding 50S ribosomal protein L11; translated protein: MPPKKKVAGLIKLQIQAGAANPAPPIGPALGQHGVNIMEFCKAYNAATESQRGNVIPVEITVYEDRSFTFITKTPPAAELIKKAAGVQKGSGTPHTTKVANLTMDQVKEIAQTKMPDLNANDVEAAAKIIAGTARSMGITVSQ
- the rplA gene encoding 50S ribosomal protein L1 is translated as MAKQGKNYRSAFAKIDRDNLYAPLEAVRLAKETATTKYDSTVEVVFRLGVDPRQADQMVRGTVNLPHGTGKTAKVIVFANAAKAEEARAAGADEVGGDELIEKVAGGYTDFDAAVATPDLMGKVGRLGKVLGPRGLMPNPKTGTVTMDVTKAVTEIKGGKIEFRVDKHANLHFIIGKVSFPDEQLVENYGAALDEVLRLKPSSSKGRYISKATMTTTMGPGIPLDQSRTTNLLVETPAA
- a CDS encoding RNA polymerase sigma factor, yielding MTRRCDAPSARESHDAPECTLGERAAHALLAYREGSTDRLDAVVREANPLLWATVRAQGVDRDTAADIVQNTWVQLVRYADRIEEPRAVLKWLLTTARRAAWEEVSNERADAARRTDLPDDDTRHSALPDPTPQPDAEVLTKERDQILWKAFGELSERCRELLHLVSLADRPDYRMISAAVGMPVGSIGATRGRCLAKLRTELDRMGGGTWA
- the secE gene encoding preprotein translocase subunit SecE, with the translated sequence MKSTAERPGEGRRNIFARIALFVRQVIGELKKVVTPTRSELLNYTWVVLVFLVVVMLFVTALDFGIGKLTFLVFGQ
- the nusG gene encoding transcription termination/antitermination protein NusG yields the protein MSQDSLDQTENVELPDAGSAEAADDVTVDAENADAPADAADDDATASEGAAEDAEEAVDEVAEFKSMLRSQPGDWYVIHSYAGYENRVKANLENRIQSLNMEDYIFQIEVPMEEVAEIKNAQKKIVRRVRIPGYVLVRMDLTDESWGAVRHTPGVTGFVGHTHQPVPLTFDEIYSMLAPTVEAQPAAGKPAAEAASGGSSKSAVHVDFEVGESVTVTDGPFDTLPATISEINVESQKLHVLVSIFGRETPVELGFDQVAKI